From Haloarcula sp. CBA1127, a single genomic window includes:
- the malA gene encoding alpha-amylase MalA: MHHPGPPRFVATGDEVELAPRDPDPSATYTWRLTQAPKESTVSLGDDPVEHLVPDAPGRYVIRLTAPDGEHDLTVRAFPGSLQPSDTHTSGRSGGRSGGVSGGQSGPGRSGSGEYTQTGDGSDGGGGGGQPRLTLRPEIEGDEAVVRADCSPHPEGTETAGDLAVEFLLDDRDDIDADAVTRDGTALRIPLDALPDRARIHAVAIGDHGYSVPDAVEFSRDGGGIETVTSGDGVAASRPYDAPAWAEDAVIYEIYVRTFAGESDDSPFDAIIDRLDYLDSLGVDAIWLTPVLQNDHAPHGYNITDFFEIASDLGTSADYERFIQAAHDRGFKVLFDLVCNHSARTHPYFESAVEGPDADYREWYEWRSDTEPETYFEWEHIANFNFDHLPVRRHLLDAVAQWAELVDGFRCDMAWAVPNSFWREIHDYCKDHDSEFLLLDETIPYIPDFQAGLFDMHFDSTTYAALRQVGDGGDAEAVLSAIEGRAEIGFPEHASFMLYAENHDETRYIVDYGRDAAEAAAGALFTLPGAPLLYAGQEFGQRGRRDDLAWDHADETLQSFVSDLSATRHDQPALSADADLVRIPYEVRNGPSDRVIAYARATDEDAAVVVLNFGSEPTTVGLPAGTDDTDLVSGEHRGVAGDGGATVTVDSVSVFPADESDLSQ; the protein is encoded by the coding sequence ATGCACCATCCTGGACCGCCGCGGTTCGTGGCGACGGGTGACGAGGTCGAACTCGCGCCCCGCGACCCGGACCCGTCGGCGACCTACACGTGGCGACTGACGCAGGCACCGAAGGAATCAACGGTATCGCTCGGCGACGACCCGGTCGAGCACCTCGTCCCCGACGCGCCGGGCAGATACGTCATCCGACTCACTGCACCCGACGGCGAACACGACCTCACTGTGCGTGCGTTTCCGGGGAGTCTCCAGCCGAGTGATACACACACGTCCGGCCGCTCAGGCGGGCGAAGCGGTGGCGTTTCCGGCGGGCAAAGCGGCCCCGGTCGCAGCGGCAGTGGCGAGTACACACAGACAGGGGACGGCAGCGACGGAGGGGGTGGCGGCGGGCAGCCGCGACTGACATTGCGGCCGGAGATTGAGGGCGACGAAGCCGTGGTTCGGGCGGACTGCAGTCCCCACCCGGAGGGGACCGAGACGGCCGGCGACCTCGCCGTCGAGTTCCTGTTGGACGACCGCGACGACATCGACGCCGACGCAGTGACTCGGGACGGGACTGCTCTCCGGATTCCGCTGGACGCGCTCCCCGACCGCGCCCGCATCCACGCCGTTGCCATCGGAGACCACGGCTACAGCGTGCCCGACGCCGTCGAGTTTAGCCGCGACGGGGGCGGCATCGAGACAGTGACGAGCGGCGACGGGGTCGCTGCCAGCCGACCGTACGACGCGCCGGCCTGGGCCGAAGACGCTGTCATCTACGAGATCTACGTCCGCACGTTCGCCGGTGAGAGCGATGACTCGCCGTTCGACGCGATCATCGACCGGCTGGACTACCTCGACTCGCTCGGCGTCGACGCCATCTGGCTCACGCCGGTGTTACAGAACGACCACGCGCCCCACGGCTACAACATCACTGATTTCTTCGAAATCGCGTCGGACCTTGGCACCTCCGCGGATTACGAGCGGTTCATTCAGGCGGCCCACGACCGCGGGTTCAAGGTCCTGTTCGACCTCGTGTGTAACCACTCGGCGCGGACCCACCCCTACTTCGAGTCCGCCGTGGAGGGACCGGACGCCGACTACCGGGAGTGGTACGAGTGGCGAAGTGACACCGAACCGGAGACGTACTTCGAGTGGGAACACATCGCGAACTTCAATTTCGACCACCTGCCGGTCCGCCGACACCTGCTCGATGCAGTCGCCCAGTGGGCCGAACTGGTCGACGGGTTCCGCTGTGATATGGCCTGGGCCGTCCCGAACAGCTTCTGGCGTGAGATCCACGATTACTGCAAGGACCACGACAGTGAGTTCCTGCTTCTGGACGAGACCATTCCGTATATCCCCGACTTTCAGGCCGGGCTGTTCGATATGCACTTTGACTCGACGACCTACGCCGCGCTCCGGCAGGTCGGGGACGGCGGCGACGCCGAGGCGGTCCTCAGTGCCATCGAGGGGCGAGCGGAAATCGGCTTCCCCGAGCACGCGTCGTTCATGCTGTACGCGGAGAACCACGACGAAACGCGCTACATCGTCGATTACGGGCGGGACGCCGCCGAGGCCGCCGCGGGGGCGCTGTTCACGCTCCCGGGCGCACCGTTGCTGTACGCCGGCCAGGAGTTCGGCCAGCGGGGCCGGCGCGACGACCTCGCGTGGGACCACGCCGACGAGACGCTCCAGTCGTTCGTCAGCGACCTTTCGGCGACCAGACACGACCAGCCGGCGCTGTCGGCGGATGCGGACCTCGTCAGAATCCCGTACGAGGTCCGGAACGGCCCGTCTGACCGTGTCATCGCGTACGCTCGGGCGACTGACGAGGACGCGGCCGTCGTGGTACTCAACTTCGGCAGCGAGCCGACGACGGTCGGGCTCCCAGCCGGGACCGACGATACCGACCTCGTCTCCGGGGAGCACCGTGGGGTTGCTGGTGATGGAGGCGCGACTGTGACCGTCGATAGCGTGAGCGTGTTTCCGGCTGACGAGAGTGACCTGAGCCAGTAA